From a region of the Mycobacterium sp. SMC-8 genome:
- a CDS encoding LLM class F420-dependent oxidoreductase produces the protein MRLGLHGLGIGAGAQRTVIDAVAAAAERSGFATLWVGQRVVMPGDPRSQRPYRDDGAIELAPQTDWLDPMVALSFAAAATNRIELATGVLVLPEHNPVITAKQAASLDRMTGGRLSLGVGIGRSKAEYDALGVPFEGRADRMAEYVAAMRTLWRDDVASFSGRYVAFDRVRVNPKPHGRSIPIMLGGNSDAALRRVAEWGDGWYGFNLADVEEAASRVSKLRALCREMGRDPTDLKVAVALRDPVPADAGRLADAGIDELVLVAGPPADPIAAEAWISELAGRWMRVRT, from the coding sequence ATCAGACTGGGCCTGCACGGCCTCGGCATCGGCGCCGGTGCGCAGCGCACCGTGATCGATGCGGTGGCGGCCGCGGCCGAGCGGTCGGGATTCGCGACGCTGTGGGTGGGGCAGCGGGTGGTGATGCCCGGGGATCCGCGGTCACAGCGCCCCTACCGCGACGACGGGGCGATCGAACTGGCCCCGCAGACCGACTGGCTGGACCCGATGGTCGCCCTCAGCTTCGCCGCGGCGGCGACCAACCGGATCGAGTTGGCGACCGGGGTGCTGGTGCTGCCGGAGCACAACCCGGTGATCACCGCCAAGCAGGCCGCGTCGCTGGACCGCATGACCGGTGGGCGGCTGTCGCTGGGCGTCGGGATCGGGCGGTCGAAAGCCGAGTACGACGCGCTCGGGGTGCCGTTCGAGGGCCGGGCGGACCGGATGGCAGAGTACGTCGCGGCAATGCGCACCCTGTGGCGCGACGACGTCGCGTCCTTCTCCGGACGGTATGTGGCCTTCGACCGGGTGCGCGTCAACCCCAAGCCGCACGGCCGGTCGATCCCGATCATGCTGGGCGGCAACTCCGATGCGGCGCTGCGTCGGGTCGCCGAGTGGGGCGACGGTTGGTACGGCTTCAACCTCGCCGACGTCGAGGAAGCGGCGTCACGGGTGTCGAAGCTGCGCGCGCTCTGCCGAGAGATGGGCCGTGACCCGACCGATCTGAAGGTGGCGGTCGCCCTGCGGGATCCGGTGCCTGCCGACGCGGGCCGGCTGGCCGACGCGGGCATCGACGAGTTGGTCCTGGTGGCCGGCCCGCCCGCGGACCCGATCGCCGCGGAGGCCTGGATCTCCGAGCTGGCCGGCAGATGGATGCGGGTACGCACCTGA
- a CDS encoding 2-oxo acid dehydrogenase subunit E2: protein MIGALLGTTSSVPFSVWRKIAMATWRPRTDPIISATMDVEATRLEEYIGEVRAATGEHITPMHLVGRAAAKVFVALPGLNGRVAFGSFLPSPTIDCFFVVSLRSDPVAGVEASATDLSGAVVRRIDEKPPWTVARELADRAARIRHGDDPQFKRAKTIAQLVPPLALRRMMDGIGFVTETLQLPLPLLGLEARPYGSVLVSNVGTYGLETAAAPVPTFCHVPFVIVVGGVIDKVVARDGQPVVRQVLPMTMTLDHRFVDGYQAATMARVFREYMEDPAAFDPVPAATARPRPAPPKLQSTRS, encoded by the coding sequence ATGATCGGAGCGCTGCTCGGGACGACGTCGTCGGTCCCGTTTTCCGTGTGGCGCAAGATCGCCATGGCCACGTGGCGGCCCCGGACGGACCCGATCATCTCGGCCACGATGGACGTCGAAGCGACCCGGCTCGAGGAGTACATCGGCGAGGTCCGCGCCGCCACGGGCGAGCACATCACCCCGATGCACCTGGTCGGCCGGGCCGCCGCCAAGGTGTTCGTGGCGCTGCCGGGACTCAACGGCCGGGTGGCATTCGGCAGCTTCCTGCCGTCGCCGACCATCGACTGCTTCTTCGTCGTGTCCCTGCGCTCCGATCCGGTCGCGGGAGTCGAGGCGTCCGCGACCGACCTGTCGGGGGCGGTGGTGCGGCGGATCGACGAGAAGCCCCCGTGGACCGTCGCCCGCGAACTCGCCGACCGCGCTGCGCGGATCCGGCACGGTGACGATCCCCAGTTCAAGCGGGCGAAGACGATCGCCCAGCTGGTGCCGCCGCTGGCCCTGCGCCGGATGATGGACGGCATCGGCTTCGTCACCGAGACCTTGCAGTTGCCCCTACCCCTGCTCGGGCTGGAAGCGCGCCCCTACGGCTCCGTCCTGGTCAGCAATGTCGGCACCTACGGTCTGGAGACCGCCGCCGCGCCGGTGCCGACGTTCTGCCACGTGCCGTTCGTGATCGTGGTGGGCGGGGTGATCGACAAGGTGGTGGCCCGCGACGGTCAGCCCGTGGTCCGCCAGGTGCTGCCGATGACGATGACGCTCGACCACCGATTCGTCGACGGCTACCAGGCGGCCACCATGGCACGGGTCTTCCGCGAGTACATGGAGGATCCGGCCGCGTTTGACCCGGTGCCCGCAGCCACGGCGCGACCGCGGCCGGCACCGCCGAAACTCCAGTCCACGCGGTCCTGA
- a CDS encoding C40 family peptidase, translated as MPSSTVAALTAPIRRVQQLVGPGWSGAADPAATLDGVRATLTEIADAAGQAWLRAQANWSGAGADAAAEFATSTVAAVDAAAERAGGLGAAAADAASAVARAHRRLQHIVDEFESKASALEPHLDSPGVARELLAEAREALARAIAVVEELSVELDGQAAALGAPAASPVPAAPQASAATAPAGYHSGAPSVGAPGPGTGWNGGLGSGFGSGAPGSGALGDFAAFTRPDDAGTPDAASFGEGVAVRLPDGTIVTAPNAVAAGAVRHALTQLGVPYLWGGTTPGVGLDCSGLTQWAYREAGLDIPRLAQEQDIGGAVAGSSVLPGDLAVWDGHVAMIVGGGLMVEAGDPVQLSPIRTANAGQGFQGFWRPTA; from the coding sequence ATGCCCAGTTCGACGGTCGCCGCACTCACCGCGCCGATCCGCCGGGTGCAGCAGCTCGTCGGGCCGGGATGGTCCGGTGCGGCCGATCCGGCGGCGACGCTCGACGGGGTCCGCGCGACGCTGACCGAGATCGCCGACGCGGCGGGCCAGGCCTGGCTGCGCGCCCAGGCCAACTGGTCGGGTGCCGGGGCCGACGCCGCCGCGGAGTTCGCGACGTCGACTGTGGCGGCGGTCGACGCCGCCGCCGAGCGCGCCGGCGGGCTGGGCGCCGCGGCGGCCGACGCGGCCTCGGCGGTGGCCCGGGCCCATCGTCGCCTGCAGCACATCGTCGACGAATTCGAATCCAAGGCAAGCGCTTTGGAGCCCCATCTGGACTCACCGGGGGTGGCACGGGAGCTGCTGGCCGAGGCGCGAGAGGCGCTGGCCCGTGCCATCGCGGTGGTCGAGGAACTCTCGGTCGAGCTGGACGGGCAGGCCGCGGCGTTGGGGGCTCCGGCCGCTTCCCCCGTTCCAGCCGCTCCCCAGGCCTCGGCGGCGACGGCACCGGCCGGATACCACTCCGGCGCGCCGAGTGTGGGCGCGCCGGGCCCCGGCACCGGATGGAACGGCGGGCTGGGCTCGGGCTTCGGTTCGGGTGCACCGGGCTCGGGCGCCCTCGGTGACTTCGCCGCGTTCACCCGACCCGACGACGCCGGGACACCGGACGCGGCGTCATTCGGCGAGGGCGTGGCCGTCCGGTTGCCCGACGGCACGATCGTGACGGCCCCCAACGCGGTGGCCGCCGGCGCCGTCCGGCACGCGCTGACCCAGCTCGGGGTGCCCTACCTGTGGGGCGGGACGACGCCCGGGGTCGGATTGGACTGCAGCGGACTGACCCAGTGGGCTTACCGCGAAGCGGGCCTGGACATCCCACGGCTGGCGCAGGAGCAGGACATCGGCGGCGCGGTCGCGGGGTCATCGGTGCTGCCGGGCGATCTCGCGGTGTGGGACGGACACGTCGCGATGATCGTCGGTGGCGGTCTGATGGTCGAGGCCGGCGATCCCGTGCAGTTGTCGCCGATCCGCACCGCCAACGCCGGCCAGGGATTCCAGGGGTTCTGGCGGCCGACGGCCTGA
- a CDS encoding type VII secretion target, with protein MPAPLSVDTDSIREYGAACSAHAAHLDTAAARLTAAAGGAAPLLGPVGTRFLAALARAAEDQALLLTTVSRSLEAGDAAASEAAHAYAGSDDAAASRITGGR; from the coding sequence ATGCCCGCCCCGCTGTCTGTGGACACCGACTCGATCCGCGAGTACGGCGCCGCCTGCTCCGCGCACGCCGCCCACCTCGATACGGCGGCGGCCCGGCTCACCGCGGCCGCCGGCGGGGCCGCACCGCTGCTGGGTCCCGTCGGCACCCGCTTCCTGGCCGCACTGGCGCGGGCCGCGGAGGATCAGGCCCTGCTCCTGACAACGGTCAGCAGGTCGTTGGAGGCGGGCGACGCCGCAGCGTCAGAGGCGGCGCACGCCTACGCCGGCTCCGACGACGCCGCCGCGTCCCGGATCACCGGCGGCCGGTGA
- the upp gene encoding uracil phosphoribosyltransferase, protein MDVRVVDHPLAAARLTTLRDERTDNAGFRAALRDLTLMLVYEATRELAVDTVPVRTPLCETAGTRLAAPPLLVPVLRAGLGMVDQAHALIPEARVGFVGVARNEETHQPTPYLESLPDDLSHQPVIVLDPMLATGGSMAHTLELLYARDAVDVTAICVVVAPEGLRALEKVAPELRLFTATIDSGLNDYAYIVPGLGDAGDRQFGPR, encoded by the coding sequence ATGGATGTGCGCGTTGTCGACCACCCCTTGGCCGCGGCGCGGCTGACCACCCTGCGCGACGAGCGCACCGACAACGCCGGTTTCCGCGCCGCGTTACGCGACCTGACGCTGATGCTCGTCTACGAGGCCACCCGGGAACTGGCCGTCGATACCGTGCCGGTGCGCACCCCACTGTGTGAGACCGCCGGCACGCGGCTGGCCGCCCCGCCGCTGCTGGTGCCGGTGCTGCGCGCGGGCCTGGGCATGGTCGACCAGGCGCACGCTCTCATCCCCGAGGCCCGCGTCGGCTTCGTCGGGGTGGCGCGCAACGAGGAGACCCACCAGCCCACCCCGTATCTGGAATCGCTGCCCGACGATCTGAGTCACCAGCCGGTGATCGTGCTGGACCCGATGCTGGCCACCGGCGGGTCGATGGCTCACACGCTGGAACTGCTTTACGCGCGTGATGCGGTGGATGTGACCGCGATCTGCGTGGTCGTCGCACCCGAAGGTCTGCGCGCGCTGGAGAAGGTGGCTCCCGAGCTACGTTTGTTCACCGCGACCATCGACTCGGGCCTCAACGACTACGCCTACATCGTGCCGGGCCTCGGCGACGCCGGCGACCGCCAGTTCGGCCCCCGCTGA